A region from the Dendropsophus ebraccatus isolate aDenEbr1 chromosome 1, aDenEbr1.pat, whole genome shotgun sequence genome encodes:
- the PRR5 gene encoding proline-rich protein 5 isoform X3, translating into MVILRDKIRFYEGQKLLDSLAETWDFFFTDVLPMLQAIFYPVQGKEPSIRQLALLHFRNIITLNLKLDDALSRPRARVPPSIIQMLLILQGVHESKGVSEEYLNLESLIQKVVSPYLGTYGLYSSDAPFTHSSCILEKRLFRRCPKSGEMITKNPVVRSKSYNNPLLTPVAEYEIENHATNGTGIRRHSVSEMTSLLEMQGYSNLTTILDSSSKLSMSTTKPQATGEPEHPAVGNGQFPSMHNNSEPQQGLFHSAGSREDTSRDSTLIPAPSSSPETIVDQILESIDSDSEGIFIDFGIGCAKSSGYTMDVGRQSLV; encoded by the exons ATGGTGATCCTGCGAGACAAGATACGTTTTTATGAAG GGCAAAAACTCCTCGATTCTTTAGCAGAAACCTGGGATTTCTTCTTCACCGATGTTCTGCCAATGTTACAGGCAATCTTCTACCCTGTTCAG GGGAAGGAGCCTTCCATCCGTCAGCTGGCCTTGCTGCACTTCAGAAATATAATAACCCTAAATCTTAAACTGGACGATGCCTTATCCCGCCCTCGAGCTCGAGTACCTCCCTCTATTATTCAGATGCTGCTAATACTTCAG GGTGTCCATGAGTCTAAGGGCGTGTCGGAGGAATATCTGAACCTGGAATCGCTCATTCAGAAGGTGGTCTCTCCATACCTTGGTACATACGGGTTGTACTCTAGTGATGCCCCATTCACCCATTCCTCCTGTATCTTGG AGAAACGCCTGTTTAGACGTTGCCCTAAATCTGGCGAGATGATCACCAAGAATCCAGTGGTGAGGTCCAAGAGCTACAACAATCCACTGCTGACCCCAGTAGCGGAGTACGAAATAGAAAACCATGCGACCAACGGCACCGGAATCAGACGACACTCGGTATCGGAGATGACCTCACTGCTGGAGATGCAGGGATACTCCAACCTTACCACCATCTTAGACTCCAGCTCAAAACTCTCGATGTCCACCACCAAACCACAAGCCACGGGAGAGCCGGAGCACCCCGCCGTGGGCAATGGACAATTCCCATCAATGCATAACAACAGCGAACCTCAACAAGGACTGTTCCACAGCGCCGGCTCCAGGGAGGATACATCCAGAGACTCCACTTTGATCCCAGCGCCATCTTCCAGTCCAGAGACAATTGTTGACCAGATCTTAGAATCCATAGACTCGGACTCTGAAGGAATTTTTATTGATTTCGGAATAGGTTGTGCCAAATCTTCAGGATACACCATGGATGTTGGCCGTCAAAGCCTTGTATAA
- the PRR5 gene encoding proline-rich protein 5 isoform X2 — MSSPSLSDLGKREQAALDERGTQQKRAGSNATWNSIQNGVISVFQKKGLQDHELYNLNEGVRQLLKTELGSFFTEYLQNQLLTKGMVILRDKIRFYEGQKLLDSLAETWDFFFTDVLPMLQAIFYPVQGKEPSIRQLALLHFRNIITLNLKLDDALSRPRARVPPSIIQMLLILQGVHESKGVSEEYLNLESLIQKVVSPYLGTYGLYSSDAPFTHSSCILEKRLFRRCPKSGEMITKNPVVRSKSYNNPLLTPVAEYEIENHATNGTGIRRHSVSEMTSLLEMQGYSNLTTILDSSSKLSMSTTKPQATGEPEHPAVGNGQFPSMHNNSEPQQGLFHSAGSREDTSRDSTLIPAPSSSPETIVDQILESIDSDSEGIFIDFGIGCAKSSGYTMDVGRQSLV; from the exons CATCCAGAATGGAGTAATTTCAGTCTTCCAGAAGAAGGGGCTGCAGGATCATGAACTCTACAATCTGAATGAAGGAGTCCG GCAGCTGTTAAAAACCGAACTTGGCTCCTTTTTCACTGAATACCTTCAG AACCAGCTTCTCACTAAGGGGATGGTGATCCTGCGAGACAAGATACGTTTTTATGAAG GGCAAAAACTCCTCGATTCTTTAGCAGAAACCTGGGATTTCTTCTTCACCGATGTTCTGCCAATGTTACAGGCAATCTTCTACCCTGTTCAG GGGAAGGAGCCTTCCATCCGTCAGCTGGCCTTGCTGCACTTCAGAAATATAATAACCCTAAATCTTAAACTGGACGATGCCTTATCCCGCCCTCGAGCTCGAGTACCTCCCTCTATTATTCAGATGCTGCTAATACTTCAG GGTGTCCATGAGTCTAAGGGCGTGTCGGAGGAATATCTGAACCTGGAATCGCTCATTCAGAAGGTGGTCTCTCCATACCTTGGTACATACGGGTTGTACTCTAGTGATGCCCCATTCACCCATTCCTCCTGTATCTTGG AGAAACGCCTGTTTAGACGTTGCCCTAAATCTGGCGAGATGATCACCAAGAATCCAGTGGTGAGGTCCAAGAGCTACAACAATCCACTGCTGACCCCAGTAGCGGAGTACGAAATAGAAAACCATGCGACCAACGGCACCGGAATCAGACGACACTCGGTATCGGAGATGACCTCACTGCTGGAGATGCAGGGATACTCCAACCTTACCACCATCTTAGACTCCAGCTCAAAACTCTCGATGTCCACCACCAAACCACAAGCCACGGGAGAGCCGGAGCACCCCGCCGTGGGCAATGGACAATTCCCATCAATGCATAACAACAGCGAACCTCAACAAGGACTGTTCCACAGCGCCGGCTCCAGGGAGGATACATCCAGAGACTCCACTTTGATCCCAGCGCCATCTTCCAGTCCAGAGACAATTGTTGACCAGATCTTAGAATCCATAGACTCGGACTCTGAAGGAATTTTTATTGATTTCGGAATAGGTTGTGCCAAATCTTCAGGATACACCATGGATGTTGGCCGTCAAAGCCTTGTATAA